The following are from one region of the Melioribacteraceae bacterium 4301-Me genome:
- a CDS encoding TolB family protein: MIYINNLKMNVVRSALIYLLAEFVFVTINFAQQDSYKPLKDSLRYTGEYHLRNIRQLTFGGNNAEAYWSFDDKQIIFQSDWSQINSQPCDQIFKMNADGSPYKNGMKYMLVSTGKGRTTCGYFLKDGKIIYSSTHASNENCPETKMFAEGRYVWPILDSYDIYIANEDGSNLSLLIGGKGYDAEATVSPDGKYIVFTSTRSGDLELWRYDLQSKEYLRLTNTLGYDGGAFFSRDSKKIVWRASRPVGKDAENYKKLLSQGYVEPKELNIFVADADGKNARQVTHLPGANWAPFFHPDGKKILFSSNHHTLHKGGRIFDIFMINVDGTGLEQITHSETFDAFPMFSYDGKHLIFCSNRRADRKFSHETNVFIADWIEEPQKVDMNFKSVR; encoded by the coding sequence TTGATTTACATAAATAATCTAAAAATGAATGTGGTTAGAAGTGCGTTAATTTATCTGTTGGCAGAATTTGTTTTTGTGACAATTAATTTTGCTCAGCAAGATTCCTACAAACCTTTAAAGGATTCATTGCGCTACACAGGTGAGTATCATCTAAGAAATATAAGACAGCTTACTTTTGGTGGAAACAATGCTGAGGCTTATTGGAGTTTTGATGATAAGCAGATAATTTTCCAAAGTGATTGGTCACAAATAAACTCACAGCCTTGTGATCAGATTTTTAAAATGAATGCCGATGGTTCCCCATATAAAAATGGGATGAAATATATGCTGGTTTCTACTGGCAAGGGCAGAACTACATGCGGTTATTTTTTGAAAGATGGTAAAATTATTTATTCATCTACACATGCAAGTAATGAAAATTGCCCCGAAACAAAAATGTTTGCTGAAGGCAGATATGTTTGGCCAATCTTGGATTCCTATGATATTTATATTGCTAACGAAGATGGTTCTAATTTGAGTTTGTTAATTGGCGGTAAAGGTTACGATGCGGAAGCTACAGTATCGCCAGATGGAAAGTATATTGTTTTTACATCAACTCGTTCAGGCGATTTAGAATTGTGGCGTTACGATTTGCAATCTAAAGAATATCTTCGATTAACTAATACTTTGGGTTATGATGGAGGCGCTTTTTTCTCAAGAGATTCTAAAAAAATTGTTTGGCGCGCAAGTAGACCAGTAGGAAAAGATGCTGAAAATTATAAAAAACTCCTTTCACAGGGTTATGTTGAACCCAAAGAATTAAACATTTTTGTGGCAGATGCTGATGGTAAAAATGCCAGACAAGTTACTCATCTTCCGGGTGCAAACTGGGCTCCCTTTTTTCATCCCGACGGTAAAAAAATTTTGTTTAGTTCAAATCATCATACCTTGCATAAAGGCGGAAGAATATTTGATATTTTTATGATAAACGTTGATGGAACAGGATTGGAACAAATTACGCATTCTGAAACTTTTGATGCTTTCCCAATGTTTTCTTACGACGGGAAACACTTAATATTTTGCTCAAACAGAAGAGCTGATAGAAAATTTTCCCACGAAACTAATGTTTTTATCGCGGATTGGATTGAAGAACCACAAAAGGTCGATATGAATTTTAAATCTGTTCGTTAA
- a CDS encoding MXAN_6640 family putative metalloprotease — MKSLLKLIIIFFPLAHLYSQNLDSLYLRLLSVKGVHVFSIQSQTNITLDTEKCATGIINQVIQNLQNYDLKRRKEITSLLQRPATDTSFVTPNGKFRIHFNKSDYPDYIPDEVRKNITPEQIIFYKKIYLDSLAIAVDSAYNYEVNILGYPAPPPDNGAGGDNLYDIYIQNLSNGFYGYTEIDQLIGDSTYTSFIVIDNDYSNYNTKRINAARVTVAHEMHHAIQMGNYIYRSSDQYYYEITSSSMEEFVFNDVNDYYFYMSSYFSNPGRSFSANSGYNLAIWNIFLADRFGVNIIKRTWELMKAHNRALISISAAIQENNSNFKIEFNLFGQWIYFTNFRSVPGKYFKEAANYPLVKPIMNLAYDKNKNSLMLNTSPVSLNFVYFNNFNDTMVAVISNSDVYSGINSNSNLLSLTYYYSSVPFSGSKTVIDGFYSLLETSKPDYLSESNIFNYVPVNDGIIKRSEIDFCYPQPFKYSANSSLYIPVSKDNNGYADLYIYSISMKLVYSSQKKIQAFDKFVVSWNGLDNNGNRLPTGVYFYVTKSGENTKKGKFVIYND; from the coding sequence ATGAAATCACTACTAAAACTTATAATAATCTTTTTCCCTTTAGCACATCTTTACTCGCAAAATTTAGATAGCCTTTATCTAAGATTATTGTCTGTTAAAGGTGTTCACGTTTTTTCAATACAGTCACAAACAAATATTACGTTAGATACAGAGAAATGTGCAACGGGAATAATAAACCAAGTTATACAAAATTTACAGAACTATGATTTAAAAAGACGAAAAGAAATAACCTCACTTTTACAAAGACCGGCAACAGATACAAGCTTTGTTACTCCAAATGGAAAGTTTAGAATTCATTTTAATAAATCTGATTACCCTGATTATATACCTGATGAGGTACGCAAGAACATAACACCAGAGCAAATAATTTTTTATAAGAAAATTTACTTGGATTCTTTGGCTATAGCTGTAGACTCAGCATATAATTACGAAGTAAATATACTAGGCTATCCAGCGCCACCCCCTGATAATGGTGCAGGAGGTGACAATCTTTACGATATTTATATTCAAAATCTTTCAAACGGATTTTATGGTTATACAGAAATCGACCAGCTTATAGGCGACAGCACTTATACAAGTTTTATTGTAATTGATAATGATTATTCTAACTATAATACAAAAAGAATCAATGCTGCACGCGTAACAGTTGCCCATGAAATGCATCATGCAATTCAAATGGGCAATTACATCTACCGTTCTTCTGACCAGTATTATTATGAAATTACATCTTCATCAATGGAAGAGTTTGTGTTCAACGATGTTAACGACTATTATTTTTATATGTCTTCATATTTTTCAAATCCAGGAAGAAGTTTTTCAGCTAACAGCGGATATAATTTAGCTATTTGGAATATCTTTTTAGCTGACCGTTTTGGTGTGAATATTATAAAAAGAACTTGGGAATTAATGAAAGCTCACAACCGCGCTTTAATCTCAATTAGCGCAGCAATTCAAGAGAACAATTCTAACTTTAAAATTGAATTTAATTTATTTGGACAGTGGATTTATTTCACAAATTTTAGGAGTGTACCAGGGAAATATTTTAAAGAAGCTGCTAATTACCCTCTTGTAAAGCCAATTATGAACTTAGCGTATGATAAAAACAAAAACTCATTAATGCTTAATACTTCGCCTGTCTCTCTTAACTTTGTTTATTTCAATAACTTCAACGATACAATGGTTGCAGTGATATCCAATTCTGATGTCTACAGCGGCATTAATTCTAACTCAAATTTGCTAAGTCTCACTTACTATTATTCTTCTGTTCCTTTTTCTGGAAGTAAAACAGTTATCGATGGTTTTTATTCACTTTTAGAAACAAGCAAGCCCGACTATCTATCAGAGTCAAATATTTTTAACTATGTGCCTGTTAATGATGGAATTATAAAAAGAAGTGAAATTGATTTCTGCTACCCGCAGCCGTTTAAATATTCCGCTAACAGCAGTCTTTATATTCCTGTTAGCAAGGATAACAATGGTTATGCTGACCTGTATATTTATTCGATAAGTATGAAGTTAGTATATTCATCGCAAAAGAAAATACAAGCTTTTGACAAATTTGTTGTAAGCTGGAATGGGCTGGATAATAATGGTAACAGGCTTCCGACAGGTGTTTATTTTTATGTAACAAAGTCTGGCGAGAATACAAAAAAAGGAAAATTTGTAATTTATAATGATTGA
- a CDS encoding heme exporter protein CcmB → MKAYSIFKKDWQSELRTRYAINALAMFILVTISVILFSIGSEKISEYLTGGLLWVVIFFSAMSGLARAFVSEEERGTTMTLQLIAAPSTIFSGKLIFNLILVFLMNVVITILFFLFFPSFAIKNFLLFLIAFFLGNIGIAVSSTIIAAIISKASSKGTLYPVLSFPILLPLILTLLELTKFSMDGNSIPSSLVEIAVLICYDVIMLTASYLLFDFIWKE, encoded by the coding sequence ATGAAAGCTTATTCAATCTTTAAAAAAGATTGGCAGTCGGAACTGAGAACAAGATATGCAATTAATGCACTTGCTATGTTTATACTTGTGACGATAAGTGTAATTTTGTTTTCAATTGGAAGTGAAAAAATTTCTGAATACCTTACTGGAGGATTATTATGGGTGGTAATTTTTTTCTCTGCTATGTCTGGCTTGGCAAGAGCATTTGTTTCCGAAGAAGAACGCGGTACAACAATGACATTGCAATTAATAGCAGCTCCATCAACCATCTTCTCGGGCAAGTTAATATTTAATTTAATACTTGTCTTTCTTATGAATGTTGTTATAACAATTTTGTTTTTTTTATTTTTTCCTTCATTTGCAATAAAGAACTTTCTTCTTTTTTTGATTGCATTTTTTTTGGGTAATATAGGCATTGCTGTTTCATCGACAATTATTGCAGCAATAATATCAAAAGCAAGTTCTAAAGGAACACTTTATCCGGTTCTTTCCTTCCCCATATTACTTCCTCTGATACTTACTTTATTGGAATTAACTAAATTTTCTATGGATGGCAATTCTATCCCTTCATCCCTTGTTGAAATTGCAGTTTTAATTTGTTACGATGTAATTATGCTAACAGCTTCTTATCTTTTGTTTGATTTTATTTGGAAAGAATAA
- a CDS encoding ATP-binding protein, translated as MEDILKVIYNFSSPVVYSFLIIATIFLLIYYFYKYLLIPTVIKVNKEKETLELQHARMMALFAELDPDPLIRIDSNGKIIQTNEAAKKVFGDLLLNEKNIAEVLPINENQIKESITKNTSIILTEKIANKHYTVLLRGEPNFNIAQVYFRDITDRKKYEEMLIKSEKRLRQLSERTSELIEEERQRIARELHDGIGQNLSFLRLKMLSLVESKNNLNNVKYVNQLIELLENSIAELKEISYKLKPRIIEEMGLNLAIEHLVEKITRESNIKGSFNVSGLTKRLDYNLEIYIYRIIQEALNNIIKHSQATEFNIQITFEKGLIRIMTSDNGKGFDVDKALNNNGKLNGMGLINIQERIKNYGGKFKIDSQLEKGTVLIIEIPFKQTKRWKTKVK; from the coding sequence ATGGAAGACATCCTAAAAGTAATTTATAATTTTAGCAGTCCTGTTGTTTATTCTTTCCTTATTATTGCTACTATATTCTTATTGATATACTACTTCTATAAGTACTTATTAATACCTACCGTTATAAAAGTAAATAAGGAAAAGGAAACACTTGAACTTCAGCATGCCCGCATGATGGCATTATTTGCTGAATTAGATCCCGACCCCTTAATTAGAATAGACAGTAATGGAAAGATTATCCAAACAAATGAAGCTGCAAAAAAAGTATTTGGGGATCTACTCCTTAATGAAAAAAATATTGCTGAGGTTTTACCAATTAATGAAAATCAAATAAAAGAAAGCATAACAAAAAACACCTCAATTATATTAACAGAAAAAATAGCAAATAAACATTACACGGTTTTACTACGTGGTGAACCCAACTTTAACATTGCACAGGTATATTTTAGAGATATTACTGACAGAAAAAAATATGAAGAAATGTTAATTAAAAGTGAAAAAAGATTACGCCAGCTTTCCGAGCGTACAAGTGAACTGATTGAAGAAGAACGGCAAAGAATTGCAAGAGAATTACACGATGGAATTGGGCAAAATTTATCTTTTCTTAGACTAAAAATGCTCAGTCTTGTAGAATCGAAAAATAATCTCAACAATGTAAAATATGTAAATCAACTGATAGAATTACTTGAAAACTCAATCGCAGAACTAAAAGAAATCTCATACAAATTAAAACCAAGAATTATTGAAGAAATGGGCTTAAATCTCGCTATCGAGCACTTGGTAGAAAAAATTACTCGTGAAAGCAATATTAAAGGAAGTTTCAACGTTAGCGGTCTAACTAAAAGACTAGACTATAACTTAGAAATATACATATACAGAATAATTCAAGAAGCGCTGAATAACATAATTAAACATTCTCAGGCAACTGAATTTAACATACAAATTACATTTGAAAAAGGTTTAATAAGAATAATGACCTCAGACAATGGAAAAGGTTTTGACGTTGATAAGGCATTAAACAACAACGGTAAATTAAATGGAATGGGTTTAATTAACATTCAAGAACGAATAAAAAACTACGGTGGTAAATTTAAAATAGATTCCCAATTAGAAAAAGGTACCGTGTTAATAATTGAAATACCATTTAAACAAACTAAAAGATGGAAAACAAAAGTAAAATAG
- the lgt gene encoding prolipoprotein diacylglyceryl transferase codes for MMLNFIYWDVSPIIFSWGPITVRWYGLLFATSFLVGYYIMAYIFKKEGKDENDLNDLIWYMILGTVIGARLGHVLFYNPSYYLSNPIEILEIWKGGLASHGAGIGILIAIYLYSRKKSAQSFLWTIDRIVITVALAGFFIRTGNLFNSEIIGKPSDLPWAFIFASVDDIPRHPTQIYEALAYLSIFIFLFSFYKKKFGQLKEGLIFGLFLITVFGFRFCVEFLKENQSQFEQYLPLNMGQLLSIPFIAAGIYFVLRKETKKLKIDLHK; via the coding sequence ATGATGCTTAATTTTATTTATTGGGATGTAAGTCCAATTATTTTTTCTTGGGGACCAATTACAGTCAGATGGTATGGTTTGTTGTTTGCCACTTCTTTTTTGGTAGGATATTATATAATGGCCTACATTTTTAAAAAGGAAGGAAAAGATGAAAATGATTTAAATGATCTAATTTGGTATATGATACTTGGTACAGTCATAGGTGCCAGGTTAGGTCATGTTTTATTTTACAACCCAAGTTATTATTTAAGTAATCCTATAGAAATATTGGAAATTTGGAAAGGTGGATTGGCAAGTCATGGCGCTGGCATCGGAATTTTAATTGCAATTTATTTATACTCAAGAAAAAAGTCTGCACAATCGTTTTTATGGACAATTGATCGTATTGTAATTACAGTTGCATTAGCAGGTTTTTTTATTCGCACTGGTAACCTCTTCAACTCTGAAATAATCGGAAAACCCAGCGATTTACCATGGGCGTTTATATTTGCCTCGGTTGATGACATACCGCGCCATCCAACACAAATCTATGAGGCATTGGCTTACTTATCTATTTTTATTTTTTTGTTTTCTTTTTACAAAAAGAAATTTGGACAATTAAAAGAAGGACTAATATTTGGACTATTTTTAATAACTGTTTTCGGTTTCAGATTTTGTGTTGAATTTTTGAAAGAAAATCAATCTCAATTTGAACAGTATTTACCGTTGAACATGGGTCAACTGCTTAGCATACCTTTTATTGCAGCTGGAATTTATTTTGTCCTAAGGAAAGAAACAAAAAAACTTAAAATTGATTTACATAAATAA
- a CDS encoding ATP-binding cassette domain-containing protein — protein MIEYNLELQKVTKIYGRRLIFDELDYKFYPAKIYGIAGPNGAGKSTLSKIILGLLSPTKGKVFHYFNSHTIEPEKLHNHIGFTAPYLFLYDEFTAEENLNFFSRIRGVRYDNEKKNYLFNKLGLYDRKDDFVKSYSSGMKQRLKFIFAIIHSPELILLDEPTSNLDNEGKEKVYELLNEQANEKLIIIASNDDNDLALCSEIIDLRKYRKDL, from the coding sequence ATGATTGAGTACAACTTAGAATTACAGAAAGTAACAAAGATTTACGGAAGAAGATTAATTTTTGATGAACTTGATTACAAATTTTATCCGGCTAAAATATATGGAATAGCTGGTCCTAATGGCGCGGGAAAGTCTACTTTATCAAAAATTATTTTGGGATTATTATCACCCACTAAAGGTAAAGTTTTTCATTATTTCAACTCTCATACCATAGAGCCGGAAAAACTTCATAACCATATAGGTTTTACAGCACCATACCTTTTTCTTTATGATGAATTTACTGCAGAAGAAAATCTCAATTTCTTTTCCCGCATTCGCGGCGTAAGATATGACAACGAAAAGAAAAATTATTTGTTTAATAAACTTGGTTTGTACGACCGCAAAGATGATTTTGTAAAAAGCTATTCTTCAGGGATGAAACAAAGGCTGAAATTTATTTTTGCAATCATTCACTCGCCCGAACTTATTTTGTTAGACGAGCCTACTTCTAATTTAGATAATGAGGGTAAAGAAAAAGTATACGAATTGTTAAACGAACAGGCTAACGAAAAGCTTATAATTATTGCAAGCAACGATGACAATGACCTTGCGCTTTGCAGCGAAATAATTGATTTAAGAAAATATAGAAAAGATTTATGA
- a CDS encoding response regulator: MENKSKIEILIADDHSLFRSGIISLLNEVKDIQVIGEASNGKELIQKYFLLRPDVILIDISMPEISGIDAFKQIKKRDKNVKALFLTMYDGEEYIYYTMKIGAMGLLNKNIVKEELCDSIRMVANKIKYFGRKYTNEMLEEMEAKFKSKKQKERVDILRLSPKEKQILYYVSQGLTSLEISDKLKIGKRTIDTHRARIMHKMKIKSLPEFISFAIKVSNLQQIEKKQ; encoded by the coding sequence ATGGAAAACAAAAGTAAAATAGAAATATTAATAGCTGATGATCATAGTTTGTTTAGAAGTGGAATAATTTCTTTGTTAAATGAAGTGAAAGATATACAAGTAATAGGAGAAGCATCTAACGGTAAAGAATTAATTCAAAAATATTTTCTTTTAAGGCCCGACGTAATACTTATTGACATCTCAATGCCAGAAATTTCTGGAATTGACGCTTTTAAACAAATTAAAAAAAGAGATAAGAACGTTAAAGCGTTATTTCTAACCATGTACGACGGAGAAGAGTATATATATTACACAATGAAAATTGGTGCAATGGGACTTTTAAACAAAAACATAGTGAAGGAAGAACTCTGCGATTCAATTAGAATGGTTGCGAACAAAATAAAATACTTTGGCAGAAAGTATACAAACGAAATGCTTGAAGAAATGGAGGCTAAATTTAAATCAAAAAAACAAAAGGAGCGTGTAGATATTTTAAGATTATCACCCAAAGAAAAACAAATACTTTATTATGTTAGTCAAGGTCTTACAAGCTTAGAAATATCCGATAAATTAAAAATTGGAAAAAGAACTATAGACACACACCGAGCAAGAATAATGCATAAAATGAAAATTAAAAGTTTACCCGAGTTTATCTCTTTTGCAATAAAAGTTTCCAACTTACAGCAAATTGAAAAAAAACAATGA